From Bradyrhizobium sp. AZCC 1610:
AGTTCTCGCCAAGGGATTTGGCGCGACCTCGATCGACGAAGTGATCGCCGAGGCCGGCCTCACCAAGAGCGGCTTCTTCTACCACTTCAAGGACAAGAATGCGCTCGCCCGCGAGATGCTTCGCCGCTATGTCGCGACCAATGACCACCTGTTCGACGAAATCTTCGCGCGCGGCCGCCAATTGTCCGACGATCCGCTGCAGTCCTTCCTGATTTCGCTGAAGCTGCTCGCAGAAACGATGTCCGACCTGCCGAACGGCCATCCCGGCTGCCTGATTGCCAGCATCTGCTATCAGGAACGGTTGTTCGATCGCGAGGTGCGCGAATTGACCGCGCAGTCGGTGCGGGACTGGAACGCGCGCTTCCGCGGGATTCTCGACGGCATCGCCGCGGTGTATCCGCCGAGAGAACCGGTCGACCTCGACGATGTCGCCGACATGCTGTCCTGCATCGTCGACGGCGCCATCATCATGTCGAAGACGCTGAACGATCCGAGCCGTCTCGAACGGCAGATCCTGATCTTCCGCAGCTGCGTCAAGCTGATGTTTGCCGCGCCGCCGGTCTCCTGACGCGCGGGGAACGCTGGCGCGAAGCTATTGGCCCGCG
This genomic window contains:
- a CDS encoding TetR/AcrR family transcriptional regulator, coding for MGKGEATRERILEIAEAAVLAKGFGATSIDEVIAEAGLTKSGFFYHFKDKNALAREMLRRYVATNDHLFDEIFARGRQLSDDPLQSFLISLKLLAETMSDLPNGHPGCLIASICYQERLFDREVRELTAQSVRDWNARFRGILDGIAAVYPPREPVDLDDVADMLSCIVDGAIIMSKTLNDPSRLERQILIFRSCVKLMFAAPPVS